ACGGCAAACAGGCTCGCTCCTACCCGTGGTGAATTTCAGATTTTTGACCTGTTTTTGCCGATAAACTCAATGCGCGGGTCAAGCAACCAGACTTTTTTCAATTGGAGATTATTTTCCATGGCTGTCACAATTACTGAAAATGCTTCCAACGAACTGAAGCGTTTCAAAGAGAATTCCAATTACAGTGAAGATTCTCTCTTACGTATCGGGATCGTTTCCGGTGGTTGCAGTGGTTTCTCGTACGACTTTAAATTCGTTGAACCAGCTGAATACAACGAAGAAAACGATACCATTTCCGAACAACACGGAGTGAAAGTCGTTGTCGACAAGAAGAGCAGCCTGTTCCTCGACGGTACCACCGTAGACTACTACGAAGGCCTCGACAAACGCGGTTTCACATTCGATAACCCCAATGCTGTCAAATCCTGCGGATGCGGCAGCAGCTTCTCTGCCTGATTGAGTCTCTAACCGGGCTGACCCCCCGCCTCAATCCAGAGTATTCCGGATAAAGATTTTGCCGAGGAGCAGAGATTGCTCCTCGGTTTTCTTTGTTTTAGGACGCCGCTCGTTTACATTGATAGTACAGCAACCTGCGGCTCGCATTGACCGGTTAAGCGAATTCCGGTGAAAGGCTCCCGAAAATCACCATTTACGGGGGCATTCTCAGAGCCAGTCTGCGGCTTCCCACCGGAGTCCCCGGTCGCTATAACTCAGATTGTCGGTGCTGCTGAAACAGTTTACCGGCATCTTTAACCTGTTAGAGACAATCAACACGAAGGAAACGATCACAATGAAACTGGAAGGGCGAAATGCGCTCGTGACGGGCGCCTCCCGGGGCATCGGTCGAGGATGTGCGATTGAAATGGCCAAAGCAGGCGCCAATGTGGCGATCAATTATCGCTCCCATCCCGAAGAAGCGGAAGAAGCAGCTGAAGAAGCCCGCTCTTACGGCGTGAAAGCCATCACTGTCCAGGCTGATGTCTCTGATCAGGCCTCAGTCGAAGCCGCTGTGGCCAAGACTG
The nucleotide sequence above comes from Gimesia sp.. Encoded proteins:
- a CDS encoding iron-sulfur cluster assembly accessory protein; its protein translation is MAVTITENASNELKRFKENSNYSEDSLLRIGIVSGGCSGFSYDFKFVEPAEYNEENDTISEQHGVKVVVDKKSSLFLDGTTVDYYEGLDKRGFTFDNPNAVKSCGCGSSFSA